In Drosophila pseudoobscura strain MV-25-SWS-2005 chromosome 4, UCI_Dpse_MV25, whole genome shotgun sequence, the following proteins share a genomic window:
- the stai gene encoding stathmin isoform X6, whose translation MVAIHLHLNSTEIRCQEKSRGGLSYEVILAEPAPNVAVPKRPVTPGKNVSVEEIEQKLKAAEERRISLEAKKMADISTKLAKVDEATRKKDEITNEFITQTKEQLESKMEQHVEKREAIISDMKEKLKIHAQEIEKTRETLEQQKANEQKAIEEKLKIAQTLRDENIKKMLNRLKEHNTVKIAEIKSHQDQLETQKLEEKARIYENKLFAAEQNREKEIQKKIEKVQKLERRAELVRQNKAQTQDMDGQQNAIASSG comes from the exons ATGGTGGCcatccatttgcatttgaatt CCACTGAGATTCGCTGCCAGGAGAAGTCCCGCGGCGGACTGAGCTATGAGGTCATTCTGGCCGAACCGGCACCCAATGTGGCCGTGCCCAAGCGTCCGGTCACCCCCGGCAAGAACGTCAGCGTGGAGGAGATTGAGCAGAAGCTCAAGGCAGCCGAAGAGCGTCGCATT TCTCTGGAGGCCAAGAAGATGGCTGATATCTCGACCAAGTTGGCCAAGGTGGATGAGGCCACCCGTAAGAAGGATGAGATCACCAACGAGTTCATCACTCAGACCAAGGAGCAGTTGGAGTCCAAGATGGAGCAGCACGTGGAGAAGCGCGAGGCAATCATCAGTGACATGAAGGAGAAGCTAAAG ATTCACGCTCAGGAGATCGAAAAAACGCGCGAGACCttggagcagcagaaggccaATGAGCAAAAGGCCATCGAAGAGAAGCTTAAGATCGCTCAGACCTTGCGCGATGAGAACATAAAGAAGATGCTCAATCGCCTCAAGGAgcat AACACTGTCAAAATTGCCGAGATTAAATCACACCAAGATCAATTGGAAACACAAAAGCTAGAGGAGAAGGCGCGCATATatgaaaacaaattgtttGCCGCCGAGCAGAACCGCGAAAAGGAGatacaaaagaaaattgaGAAAGTGCAAAAACTT GAGCGCCGTGCCGAGCTCGTGCGCCAGAATaaggcccagacccaggaTATGGATGGTCAGCAGAATGCCATCGCCTCGTCGGGTTAG
- the stai gene encoding E3 ubiquitin-protein ligase KCMF1 isoform X1 produces the protein MSSDSDFPVLHRKCLGCPALGDLGRWYECVVCGTQITLCGPCFDLGKNRVSPKHKYYHPMRALYNKKMADIYFGGEVLVNGEAPQSFQCPFCDDMGFTAEELAVHVQEKHSNHPDASALIEILETMSNGYMGSFGGARAHHLAMEEQPLGGLQVPMDEEEDTKSTEIRCQEKSRGGLSYEVILAEPAPNVAVPKRPVTPGKNVSVEEIEQKLKAAEERRISLEAKKMADISTKLAKVDEATRKKDEITNEFITQTKEQLESKMEQHVEKREAIISDMKEKLKIHAQEIEKTRETLEQQKANEQKAIEEKLKIAQTLRDENIKKMLNRLKEHNTVKIAEIKSHQDQLETQKLEEKARIYENKLFAAEQNREKEIQKKIEKVQKLERRAELVRQNKAQTQDMDGQQNAIASSG, from the exons ATGTCTTCCGATTCCGATTTTCCGGTGTTGCACCGCAAGTGCTTGGGCTGCCCCGCCCTGGGCGATCTTGGACGTTGGTACGAGTGTGTCGTGTGCGGCACTCAGATCACACTATGTGGACCCTGCTTCGACCTGGGCAAGAACCGCGTCAGCCCCAAGCACAAATACTACCACCCGATGCGTGCCCTCTACAATAAGAAAATGGCCGACATCTACTTTGGCGGCGAGGTGTTGGTGAACGGCGAGGCTCCGCAGAGCTTCCAGTGTCCCTTCTGCGATGATATGGGCTTCACCGCCGAGGAGTTGGCGGTCCATGTGCAGGAGAAACACTCCAACCACCCGGATGCCTCTGCATTGATAGAAATATTGGAGACCATGTCGAATGGCTACATGGGCTCTTTCGGTGGTGCCCGTGCACACCATCTTGCCATGGAGGAGCAGCCATTGGGTGGTCTGCAGGTTCCCATGGATGAAGAGGAGGATACGAAAT CCACTGAGATTCGCTGCCAGGAGAAGTCCCGCGGCGGACTGAGCTATGAGGTCATTCTGGCCGAACCGGCACCCAATGTGGCCGTGCCCAAGCGTCCGGTCACCCCCGGCAAGAACGTCAGCGTGGAGGAGATTGAGCAGAAGCTCAAGGCAGCCGAAGAGCGTCGCATT TCTCTGGAGGCCAAGAAGATGGCTGATATCTCGACCAAGTTGGCCAAGGTGGATGAGGCCACCCGTAAGAAGGATGAGATCACCAACGAGTTCATCACTCAGACCAAGGAGCAGTTGGAGTCCAAGATGGAGCAGCACGTGGAGAAGCGCGAGGCAATCATCAGTGACATGAAGGAGAAGCTAAAG ATTCACGCTCAGGAGATCGAAAAAACGCGCGAGACCttggagcagcagaaggccaATGAGCAAAAGGCCATCGAAGAGAAGCTTAAGATCGCTCAGACCTTGCGCGATGAGAACATAAAGAAGATGCTCAATCGCCTCAAGGAgcat AACACTGTCAAAATTGCCGAGATTAAATCACACCAAGATCAATTGGAAACACAAAAGCTAGAGGAGAAGGCGCGCATATatgaaaacaaattgtttGCCGCCGAGCAGAACCGCGAAAAGGAGatacaaaagaaaattgaGAAAGTGCAAAAACTT GAGCGCCGTGCCGAGCTCGTGCGCCAGAATaaggcccagacccaggaTATGGATGGTCAGCAGAATGCCATCGCCTCGTCGGGTTAG
- the LOC4818133 gene encoding uncharacterized protein, producing MDHHPILELRPSGMMDLIGFEEPSVADTAGSDAVHVLPDRHIGFPCRQCQRADYRGLRHSCFFCKDYHLCGNCFASNNRPESPHHKYYHIMQVFYTRTAYELFFGGEPYTGTGDWQSFQCALCLQLGFTIQTLYQHLLQSHRDHPDHRDYLLMTYSYYFVDRSSGNAPPTPPTAADQPPPGSVVLPDRDEDNVPIIELEIIRTAQVEPARSANREAAAAAVRAAARSAATVAATAAARSAAIAAARSAATAATTATVAGVGTGASNDEMEQVARALRDVRDRLRSLDPNSDSYEALCTGLLMRARCLHELYALSSNTVGIESDVDRVTRQIERDAFTRLYGSQSTFVLGEVPSPAASSGLVPLIRQQWPATAPPVAGGRAAATRRPSPEFVHPALNFPRRQSGNQFVPISFRGSQASAAARYEALNHYAIFRGTHQAEREPHGAQAGVPIRIPTSTQTAVAAPPPPPPNTGTTITELPVDVAEPDPPENPIDKLDLNDGRFLSSRLKERFEKMPENTEEEGKVAKARLVDAVFCSMLSEKDLTSVPVDLLLMQEMGSTATTTVAANEPKPLEDPLTVACGAEEGLNQVPRLMQLAQNAIRAPESAVDPMIKYFNGLVDYNNWLGRFTNSVKAKKGATEIEAKEESKEPEAQPTSSNRYLENILQISSSGNNGQDGDDDPNDQNPIVFIDRNDGDDEDDDSNDDDSNDSKMGNYFANDDDDNGNMADNDTNDDASNTYPYEINVFVEPEGHNQQPVDNLPAAPAIIEGELSGSEVSYDEDADLYNEVYDYDYHIWED from the coding sequence ATGGATCACCATCCAATACTAGAACTACGCCCGTCTGGCATGATGGATTTAATCGGGTTCGAGGAGCCATCTGTAGCCGATACGGCTGGATCGGATGCAGTGCATGTGCTGCCAGATCGTCACATTGGTTTTCCGTGCCGCCAGTGCCAGCGGGCCGACTATCGGGGACTTCGCCACTCGTGCTTTTTCTGCAAGGACTACCATCTGTGCGGCAATTGCTTCGCGAGCAACAACAGGCCGGAGTCGCCGCACCACAAATATTATCACATAATGCAGGTGTTCTACACCCGCACTGCGTACGAGCTGTTCTTTGGCGGGGAGCCCTACACCGGCACCGGGGATTGGCAGAGCTTCCAGTGCGCCCTGTGCCTGCAGCTGGGATTCACCATCCAGACGCTGTACCAGCACCTGCTGCAGTCGCACCGCGACCATCCCGACCACAGGGATTACCTGCTGATGACCTATTCGTACTACTTTGTCGACCGCTCGTCGGGGAATGCGCCTCCTACACCTCCGACCGCCGCTGATCAACCTCCTCCTGGATCTGTGGTGTTACCAGACAGAGACGAAGACAATGTGCCAATTATTGAGCTTGAAATAATAAGAACGGCACAAGTAGAACCAGCAAGGAGCGCTAACCGtgaggcagccgcagccgcagtcaGAGCCGCTGCCAGATCCGCTGCCACAGTcgctgccacagccgctgccaGATCCGCTGCCATAGCCGCTGCCAGATccgctgccacagccgctaccactgccactgtcgctGGCGTTGGCACTGGGGCAAGCAATGATGAAATGGAACAAGTGGCGCGTGCGTTACGAGATGTGAGGGATCGGCTGCGAAGTCTGGACCCAAACAGCGATTCATACGAAGCGCTCTGCACGGGACTGCTGATGCGGGCCCGCTGCCTGCACGAACTGTATGCCCTGAGCAGCAATACAGTGGGTATTGAATCCGATGTCGATCGCGTAACTCGCCAGATCGAGCGGGATGCGTTTACGCGCCTATATGGGAGCCAGTCGACTTTCGTCCTAGGCGAAGTCCCATCGCCAGCAGCCTCATCTGGCTTGGTTCCACTCATCCGGCAGCAGTGGCCTGCAACTGCACCACCAGTTGCTGGTGGTCGTGCCGCCGCTACGCGTCGACCAAGCCCAGAATTTGTCCATCCAGCGTTGAACTTCCCCCGCCGTCAGTCCGGCAATCAGTTTGTGCCGATTTCATTCCGCGGCAGCCAAGCCTCCGCAGCGGCACGCTACGAGGCCCTCAACCACTACGCTATCTTCCGCGGCACTCATCAGGCTGAACGTGAACCCCATGGCGCCCAGGCCGGTGTGCCGATAAGGATTCCCACGAGCACACAGACCGCGgtggcagcaccaccaccaccaccaccaaacACGGGCACCACCATCACAGAGCTGCCGGTTGACGTTGCCGAGCCGGACCCGCCAGAGAATCCAATCGATAAACTGGATCTCAATGATGGTCGTTTTTTGAGCTCGAGACTGAAGGAACGCTTCGAGAAGATGCCAGAAAATACTGAAGAAGAAGGAAAGGTGGCCAAGGCCCGCCTCGTCGACGCTGTTTTTTGCTCCATGCTATCGGAGAAGGATCTCACCTCAGTGCCAGTTGATTTGCTCTTGATGCAGGAGATGGGCTCCACTGCCACAACTACTGTGGCTGCCAACGAACCGAAGCCACTGGAGGACCCACTGACCGTTGCTTGTGGCGCGGAAGAGGGCCTCAACCAAGTGCCACGTTTGATGCAGTTGGCCCAGAATGCCATCCGCGCCCCTGAGTCGGCAGTGGATCCCATGATAAAGTATTTCAATGGTCTCGTGGACTATAACAACTGGCTTGGCCGTTTTACCAACTCCGTGAAAGCAAAGAAAGGAGCCACAGAGATCGAAGCTAAGGAAGAATCCAAGGAACCAGAGGCCCAGCCAACATCCAGCAACCGATATCTAGAGAACATACTGCAGATCAGTTCATCGGGCAATAACGGTCAAGATGGAGACGACGACCCGAACGATCAGAATCCGATTGTATTTATTGATAGAaacgatggcgatgacgaagacgacgatAGCAATGACGACGATAGCAACGATAGCAAGATGGGCAACTATTTTGccaacgatgacgatgataatGGAAACATGGCGGATAACGATACCAATGATGATGCGAGCAACACCTATCCCTACGAGATTAATGTCTTTGTTGAGCCGGAAGGACATAATCAGCAGCCAGTGGACAATCTGCCAGCAGCTCCAGCCATCATTGAAGGCGAGTTGTCCGGGTCCGAAGTATCTTACGACGAAGATGCGGATCTGTACAATGAAGTTTACGATTATGACTACCACATTTGGGAAGATTGA
- the stai gene encoding stathmin isoform X5 has product MVNNTVDTVDTVEATEIRCQEKSRGGLSYEVILAEPAPNVAVPKRPVTPGKNVSVEEIEQKLKAAEERRISLEAKKMADISTKLAKVDEATRKKDEITNEFITQTKEQLESKMEQHVEKREAIISDMKEKLKIHAQEIEKTRETLEQQKANEQKAIEEKLKIAQTLRDENIKKMLNRLKEHNTVKIAEIKSHQDQLETQKLEEKARIYENKLFAAEQNREKEIQKKIEKVQKLERRAELVRQNKAQTQDMDGQQNAIASSG; this is encoded by the exons CCACTGAGATTCGCTGCCAGGAGAAGTCCCGCGGCGGACTGAGCTATGAGGTCATTCTGGCCGAACCGGCACCCAATGTGGCCGTGCCCAAGCGTCCGGTCACCCCCGGCAAGAACGTCAGCGTGGAGGAGATTGAGCAGAAGCTCAAGGCAGCCGAAGAGCGTCGCATT TCTCTGGAGGCCAAGAAGATGGCTGATATCTCGACCAAGTTGGCCAAGGTGGATGAGGCCACCCGTAAGAAGGATGAGATCACCAACGAGTTCATCACTCAGACCAAGGAGCAGTTGGAGTCCAAGATGGAGCAGCACGTGGAGAAGCGCGAGGCAATCATCAGTGACATGAAGGAGAAGCTAAAG ATTCACGCTCAGGAGATCGAAAAAACGCGCGAGACCttggagcagcagaaggccaATGAGCAAAAGGCCATCGAAGAGAAGCTTAAGATCGCTCAGACCTTGCGCGATGAGAACATAAAGAAGATGCTCAATCGCCTCAAGGAgcat AACACTGTCAAAATTGCCGAGATTAAATCACACCAAGATCAATTGGAAACACAAAAGCTAGAGGAGAAGGCGCGCATATatgaaaacaaattgtttGCCGCCGAGCAGAACCGCGAAAAGGAGatacaaaagaaaattgaGAAAGTGCAAAAACTT GAGCGCCGTGCCGAGCTCGTGCGCCAGAATaaggcccagacccaggaTATGGATGGTCAGCAGAATGCCATCGCCTCGTCGGGTTAG
- the stai gene encoding E3 ubiquitin-protein ligase KCMF1 isoform X2 — protein sequence MSSDSDFPVLHRKCLGCPALGDLGRWYECVVCGTQITLCGPCFDLGKNRVSPKHKYYHPMRALYNKKMADIYFGGEVLVNGEAPQSFQCPFCDDMGFTAEELAVHVQEKHSNHPDASALIEILETMSNGYMGSFGGARAHHLAMEEQPLGGLQVPMDEEEDTKSTEIRCQEKSRGGLSYEVILAEPAPNVAVPKRPVTPGKNVSVEEIEQKLKAAEERRISLEAKKMADISTKLAKVDEATRKKDEITNEFITQTKEQLESKMEQHVEKREAIISDMKEKLKIHAQEIEKTRETLEQQKANEQKAIEEKLKIAQTLRDENIKKMLNRLKEHERRAELVRQNKAQTQDMDGQQNAIASSG from the exons ATGTCTTCCGATTCCGATTTTCCGGTGTTGCACCGCAAGTGCTTGGGCTGCCCCGCCCTGGGCGATCTTGGACGTTGGTACGAGTGTGTCGTGTGCGGCACTCAGATCACACTATGTGGACCCTGCTTCGACCTGGGCAAGAACCGCGTCAGCCCCAAGCACAAATACTACCACCCGATGCGTGCCCTCTACAATAAGAAAATGGCCGACATCTACTTTGGCGGCGAGGTGTTGGTGAACGGCGAGGCTCCGCAGAGCTTCCAGTGTCCCTTCTGCGATGATATGGGCTTCACCGCCGAGGAGTTGGCGGTCCATGTGCAGGAGAAACACTCCAACCACCCGGATGCCTCTGCATTGATAGAAATATTGGAGACCATGTCGAATGGCTACATGGGCTCTTTCGGTGGTGCCCGTGCACACCATCTTGCCATGGAGGAGCAGCCATTGGGTGGTCTGCAGGTTCCCATGGATGAAGAGGAGGATACGAAAT CCACTGAGATTCGCTGCCAGGAGAAGTCCCGCGGCGGACTGAGCTATGAGGTCATTCTGGCCGAACCGGCACCCAATGTGGCCGTGCCCAAGCGTCCGGTCACCCCCGGCAAGAACGTCAGCGTGGAGGAGATTGAGCAGAAGCTCAAGGCAGCCGAAGAGCGTCGCATT TCTCTGGAGGCCAAGAAGATGGCTGATATCTCGACCAAGTTGGCCAAGGTGGATGAGGCCACCCGTAAGAAGGATGAGATCACCAACGAGTTCATCACTCAGACCAAGGAGCAGTTGGAGTCCAAGATGGAGCAGCACGTGGAGAAGCGCGAGGCAATCATCAGTGACATGAAGGAGAAGCTAAAG ATTCACGCTCAGGAGATCGAAAAAACGCGCGAGACCttggagcagcagaaggccaATGAGCAAAAGGCCATCGAAGAGAAGCTTAAGATCGCTCAGACCTTGCGCGATGAGAACATAAAGAAGATGCTCAATCGCCTCAAGGAgcat GAGCGCCGTGCCGAGCTCGTGCGCCAGAATaaggcccagacccaggaTATGGATGGTCAGCAGAATGCCATCGCCTCGTCGGGTTAG